From a single Calothrix sp. NIES-2098 genomic region:
- a CDS encoding 3-beta hydroxysteroid dehydrogenase/isomerase, translating into MRILVIGGTRFIGIYLTQLLVEQGHEVVLFNRGNRPAPSLQGVGQIIGDRTDPTQLKTKLSQENFDAIFDNNGRELTDTQPLAEIFQDRVQHFVYMSSAGVYLKSDQMPHIEGDPVDPKSRHRGKHETEAYLAQIGIPFTSIRPTYIYGPRNYNDLESWFFDRIVRDRPIPIPGNGLYITQLGHVKDLARAMTKVLGNQQAIGQIYNVSGDRYVTFDGLARACAKATGKSPEAVKIVHYDPKKFDFGKRKAFPMRGQHFFASVNKAQTELSWQPEYDLISGLTDAFENDYLASGRNKAEIDFSVDEEILQAL; encoded by the coding sequence ATGAGAATTTTAGTTATAGGTGGCACTCGGTTCATCGGTATTTACTTAACTCAACTGTTAGTAGAACAAGGACATGAGGTAGTGCTGTTTAATCGTGGTAATCGACCTGCACCTTCATTACAGGGAGTAGGACAAATTATAGGCGATCGCACTGACCCTACTCAGTTAAAAACAAAGTTATCACAAGAAAATTTTGATGCCATTTTTGACAATAATGGGAGGGAACTTACTGATACTCAACCACTGGCAGAAATTTTCCAAGACCGCGTACAACATTTTGTATACATGAGTTCGGCTGGTGTGTATCTTAAATCTGACCAAATGCCACATATAGAAGGCGATCCTGTAGATCCTAAAAGCCGTCATCGGGGTAAGCATGAAACAGAAGCCTATCTAGCTCAAATCGGCATACCCTTTACCTCGATTCGTCCCACCTATATTTATGGGCCGCGTAATTATAACGATTTAGAAAGTTGGTTTTTTGATAGAATTGTCCGCGATCGCCCGATTCCCATCCCTGGTAACGGCTTATATATCACGCAGCTTGGTCATGTAAAAGATTTGGCAAGAGCAATGACTAAAGTGTTAGGGAATCAGCAAGCAATAGGGCAAATTTATAATGTATCAGGCGATCGCTATGTCACTTTTGATGGTTTAGCCCGTGCTTGTGCGAAAGCCACTGGCAAATCACCCGAAGCTGTGAAAATTGTTCATTATGACCCGAAAAAATTTGATTTCGGTAAACGCAAAGCCTTTCCCATGCGGGGACAGCATTTCTTTGCATCGGTGAATAAGGCTCAAACCGAATTAAGCTGGCAGCCTGAGTATGATTTGATATCTGGGCTGACTGATGCCTTTGAAAATGATTATCTAGCATCTGGGCGAAACAAAGCTGAGATTGATTTTTCTGTAGATGAAGAGATTCTACAAGCTTTGTGA
- a CDS encoding dTDP-glucose 4,6-dehydratase — protein MQTLLVTGGAGFIGANFILQARKTQWANIVNLDKLTYASNLQTLAELQNDPNYRFIQGDIGNAELVSYLLEQYQPDAIINFAAESHVDRSILSPHDFIQTNVVGTFQLLEASRLYWQTLSSLRQEKFRFLHVSTDEVYGSLQLQDPAFREDTPYAPNSPYAASKAASDHFVRAYYHTYGLPTLTTNCSNNYGPRQFPEKLIPLTILNALDGKPLPIYGDGQNIRDWLYVIDHCEAIYLVLQQGKVGETYNIGGLNEQANLTVVEKICAILDDLAPKSDFHYSSLITFVKDRPGHDRRYAIDCTKINRALGWQPQENFDSGLLKTVQWYLNNSDWINQVRSGAYQNWLKQNYENRKF, from the coding sequence ATGCAAACACTATTAGTCACTGGAGGAGCCGGATTTATTGGAGCGAATTTTATTCTCCAAGCGAGAAAGACGCAATGGGCTAATATAGTTAATTTAGATAAGTTAACTTATGCTAGTAACCTCCAAACCTTAGCAGAACTCCAAAACGACCCAAACTATCGTTTTATTCAAGGTGACATTGGCAACGCAGAATTAGTCAGCTACCTCTTAGAACAGTATCAGCCAGATGCAATTATTAATTTCGCTGCGGAAAGTCATGTTGACCGTTCTATCCTGAGTCCTCATGACTTCATCCAAACTAATGTTGTCGGAACATTTCAACTACTAGAAGCAAGTAGACTCTACTGGCAAACACTATCATCGCTAAGACAAGAAAAATTTCGCTTTTTGCATGTGTCTACAGATGAAGTATACGGCTCGCTCCAACTACAAGACCCAGCCTTCCGCGAAGATACGCCCTACGCACCCAATAGTCCTTACGCAGCGTCGAAAGCAGCATCCGATCATTTTGTCAGAGCTTACTATCACACTTACGGATTACCTACTTTAACAACCAATTGCTCAAACAACTACGGGCCGCGTCAGTTTCCAGAAAAACTAATTCCTTTGACTATTCTCAATGCTCTAGATGGTAAACCACTACCCATATATGGGGATGGTCAAAATATTCGCGATTGGCTTTATGTTATCGACCACTGCGAGGCTATATATCTTGTTTTGCAACAGGGGAAAGTTGGTGAAACCTATAATATTGGCGGTCTGAACGAACAAGCTAATTTAACAGTTGTGGAAAAAATTTGTGCTATTTTAGATGACTTAGCTCCCAAATCGGATTTTCATTACTCTTCTTTAATTACTTTTGTGAAAGACCGTCCCGGTCACGACAGAAGATATGCAATTGATTGTACTAAAATCAACCGCGCTCTAGGTTGGCAACCTCAAGAAAATTTTGACAGTGGATTATTAAAAACAGTTCAATGGTATCTTAATAACTCTGATTGGATCAATCAAGTGCGCTCAGGTGCTTACCAAAATTGGCTAAAAC